The Carassius gibelio isolate Cgi1373 ecotype wild population from Czech Republic chromosome A24, carGib1.2-hapl.c, whole genome shotgun sequence genome window below encodes:
- the LOC127945876 gene encoding phospholipid scramblase 1: MQPMNMYMVPNQGIPGFPPGLEYLTQVDQLLIKQKVELIEALAGFESNNKYEIRNSMGQNVFYAVEENDCLTRQCCGPLRSFTIRILDNFGQEIITVSRPLKCMSCFFPCCLQELEIQAPPGNTVGYVLQQWHPFLPKFTIENERREPVLKLQGPFCGWSCLPDVDFEILTMDEVSIGKISKQWSGLLREAFTDSDNFGIQFPMDLDVRMKAVMIGACFLIDFMFFETNN, translated from the exons ATGCAGCCTATGAATATGTATATGGTTCCCAATCAAGGAATACCAGGCTTTCCACCGGGATTAGAATACCTGACACAG GTGGATCAACTTCTTATCAAACAGAAAGTTGAGCTTATTGAAG CTTTGGCAGGCTTTGAGAGCAATAATAAGTATGAGATCCGTAACTCCATGGGTCAGAACGTGTTTTACGCGGTGGAGGAGAACGACTGTCTCACCCGTCAGTGCTGCGGCCCGCTGCGATCCTTCACCATCCGCATCCTCGATAACTTCGGACAGGAGATCATCACAGTCAGCCGTCCTCTCAAATGCATGTCCTGCTTCTTCCCTTGTTGTCTGCAAGAG CTGGAGATCCAGGCTCCTCCAGGGAACACGGTGGGATATGTTCTTCAGCAGTGGCACCCTTTCCTCCCCAAGTTCACCATAGAGAATGAGCGCCGGGAGCCGGTTCTCAAGCTCCAGGGGCCGTTCTGTGGCTGGAGCTGCCTGCCAGACGTGGACTTCGAG ATTCTGACCATGGATGAAGTCAGTATTGGAAAGATCAGCAAACAGTGGAGCGGACTTCTCCGGGAGGCGTTCACAGATTCAGACAACTTTGGGATCCAGTTCCCCATGGATCTGGATGTGAGAATGAAGGCGGTGATGATCGGAGCCTGCTTTCTCATT GACTTCATGTTTTTTGAGACGAATAACTAG